Within Mongoliitalea daihaiensis, the genomic segment CTTGACACTGCGGGTGACAGTGCCTGCCTTGACTTCGATCATCGCTTCCCGGATATCGTCGGTTGTATTTTCTTCGTAAGTGAATTTAATGGTTTTATCTCCTTGACCTTCTGCTGTCTCGAAGCTGATCCAACTGACTGGGGTACTTGCTCTCCAGTTGGTGTTGGAAGTGATAGTCAATTCAGCGAGCCCTTCGCGGATTCCTACGCGGATAGCTTCCGTCTCAACGGTCAGTTGTACGGTTCCCAATTGAAGTTCCACATGTTTTTCATTGACTACATTCTCTCGAATTTGTACCGAGATCGTGGAGGAAATGTAAGAAGTGGCAGACAAGGTCAAGTCGTATTCTCCTACTGGCACCCGGTCGAAAAAATAGATACCCTCCCCGTTGGTTTGGGCACTTGCCTGAAACTTGGAATTCTTAATTTCCACAGTTGCGCCTTGGATCAGCATCCCCGCCTCATTGCTGATAATTCCGGTCAGTTGACCAAAGATTTTGGGGTCATTTTGCTCTTCATCGCATGCGAAAAAGAAAATCATGACAAACAAAGCAAGGAGTGGACGAGAGCGCAGCGCACGTATCATGAGAAATTTGTTTGGGACTGAGCATCAAATGTAAAACTAATCCAACTATATTTACCGTGTGTATTCAAAAAAAATTAAATCTCACCTATGAATTTTACTAAATGCACTTCTTGGACTATTGTAGGATGCATTTTCCTCTGCATATCCTTCTTGTATGCTTGCGGTCCAGATATGGATTCATGGGAGGGAAGTGAGCGATTGGACGTCAGTCATGAGCAATTGCTTTTTGAGAGCTTGGTACAGCGGAAAAAGCTCACCATTTTCAATACTAGCAATCAGCCAGTGAGCTGGTCTTTGGAGTCTTCTTCCAATCAGATCATCAGTTCACCCTTTGGAGGGCTGTTGCCTGCCAATGGAATAGTGGAAGCAGAGGTTTGGTTGATCAATGTGCCTGCCAATGAACAAGTATTCCAAGGGCTTCTGACGTTGAAAGCTGAGGATAAAGTTGCCCGTGAGATAGAAATTGTCGCTGTCGCGTCCCAACAAAAGCGTTGGAGTTTGGATGTGCAAATCACAGATGCAGTTTACGATTCACATCGTGATAGGATTTGGGCTTTGTCAGATAACAGACAGCTGCTGGAAATTGACCCAGTGGGGCAGACAGTTCGTAGTATTCCGTTGGAAATTCAAGGAATCAAGTTATCAATTCACCCTTCAGGCGAACGTTTGGTAGTTGGGCATGAATCTGCTTTTTCATATTTAGAGCTTCCTTCCGGGCAACTCATTCGCCGAAGGTCTTTTCCCTTCAAACTTCATGATATTGCGATTGCCCCTAATCATTGGATATATGCCACTGCATCACAGGAGCAGCATTCACAGATTTACTGTGTCAATGCCTTAGGTACTGAGGAAGGGTATTCGTACATGGCACCGATTTATAGCAATGCCTCCATCAGTGTGCACCCAAGTGGGGATTATTTGTTATTGGCCAGTACGGTAATTTCTCCAGATGATGTGTACAAGTTTAGCATACAAGAAGGCTGGGCTCATCTTCGGTACGATTCTCCGTATCATGGGGAGCATAGATTTGGTGGGAAAACATGGTTTGACCCCTCCGGAGAACGTTTCTTTACTCGTACAGGAAATGTGTTTCAGTTTACCGATGAGCAGATCCGTGATCTTAGGTATCTGACGAAAATTCCAGCACCAAATCCTTTTGTTTTTATAGCTCATGGTGTCAAGACGCCGAGAATTTATGCGGTACATGATGTCAATTTTGAACGCTCATTTCCCACTTCAGCTCAGCCTATTTTATCAATCTATTCCAGTTCTTATCAGATCGTATCCAGTACAGTACTTCCCAAAATATTGAGAGTAGTCAATGGACAGGTTGAGGAGCTTGGAACGGATATTTTTACGGGCTTTTTTGACCGAGAGGAGAAAAACTTCTTCATTTTGGAAAAAACCAAAGAGTTGGAAGGTGTCAAGCCAACTTGGTCTATTTTGACCTTTCCTGTGTAGGGCAGGGAAGGATGGTTTTTTGTTATTCCTAATTTTTCAATATATTCCCTTGTTCAAGGCCCGAAAAAGTCATTGAATGTTCAGTAAAGAACAGTTTTGTATCATTTTTAAACAAACAACCATGAAGAAAAGTATGATTTTATATTTCCTAGCCATGATTTTGGTAGGAGTGAGCTGTGAAGTGAAAACAAGCGAGAAAACGTATGATTGGAAAATGGCTTCCAAGGAATTCGATGTAGGAGATTTCAAGCAGGTGGTGATGAAAGGAGCCTTTGACATGTATCTTTCACAGGGAGATGATGCATCCTTGGAGGTAAGTGGGGCAGAGGGTTTGGTCGATTTGGTGGAGGTGAGTCAAGAGGGGGATGTGTTAACGATTTTTTTAAAGCGTCCAAAAAATGAAGTGAAATTTGGCGATGATTTGAAGGTGAGTTTGACCGTTCATCAGTTAGAAAAATTGGAGTTTGAGGGAGCAGGGCAAATCAAATCCACGCAACAGTTGGCACTAAGGGATTTTACCATTGTAGGGAATGGAGTAGGTAATCTTGAGTTGGAATTGGATGCTGCCCAGGTGGATGCTGCCTTGAATTTTGTCGGAAAGTTGGAGTTATGGGGTGAAGCGGAGCGATTAGTGTTAAAGAATGAAGGGGTCGGTTCAATTGATGCTTCTAAGTTAATTGTCCAAGATTGCGAGGTACAAAGTAGCGGGATTGGTTCGGTAGCAATCCATTGTACAGGAGAGCTTTCCCTCGAGATGAGCGGTATTGGCACTGTATCCTACAAAGGCAATCCTACGGTTATTCGTGAGAAGGTTTCTGGGATAGGCAAAGTGAATAGGAATTAGGGAAAGGATGAGGGATGATTTTAGATGCGAGAAGCTAGAAACGAGAGTCTAGCAAAATACAAGAAGGAAGAAATTAGACTCAAGAGCCAAGAAGCAAGAAACAAGAAAGTGAAATTAGACTCAAGAGCCAAGAAGCAAGAAACAAGAAAGTGAAATTA encodes:
- a CDS encoding head GIN domain-containing protein, producing MKKSMILYFLAMILVGVSCEVKTSEKTYDWKMASKEFDVGDFKQVVMKGAFDMYLSQGDDASLEVSGAEGLVDLVEVSQEGDVLTIFLKRPKNEVKFGDDLKVSLTVHQLEKLEFEGAGQIKSTQQLALRDFTIVGNGVGNLELELDAAQVDAALNFVGKLELWGEAERLVLKNEGVGSIDASKLIVQDCEVQSSGIGSVAIHCTGELSLEMSGIGTVSYKGNPTVIREKVSGIGKVNRN
- a CDS encoding YncE family protein, producing MNFTKCTSWTIVGCIFLCISFLYACGPDMDSWEGSERLDVSHEQLLFESLVQRKKLTIFNTSNQPVSWSLESSSNQIISSPFGGLLPANGIVEAEVWLINVPANEQVFQGLLTLKAEDKVAREIEIVAVASQQKRWSLDVQITDAVYDSHRDRIWALSDNRQLLEIDPVGQTVRSIPLEIQGIKLSIHPSGERLVVGHESAFSYLELPSGQLIRRRSFPFKLHDIAIAPNHWIYATASQEQHSQIYCVNALGTEEGYSYMAPIYSNASISVHPSGDYLLLASTVISPDDVYKFSIQEGWAHLRYDSPYHGEHRFGGKTWFDPSGERFFTRTGNVFQFTDEQIRDLRYLTKIPAPNPFVFIAHGVKTPRIYAVHDVNFERSFPTSAQPILSIYSSSYQIVSSTVLPKILRVVNGQVEELGTDIFTGFFDREEKNFFILEKTKELEGVKPTWSILTFPV